The following coding sequences lie in one Thermodesulfobacteriota bacterium genomic window:
- the atpE gene encoding ATP synthase F0 subunit C, with amino-acid sequence MRSMKKVLFVLTIAFLLSGATTVWAEGEVKEGAGDSVVLAAIFLGAGLAAGLGAIGPGVGQGHATRGALEGMARNPGMAGKLMTTMLLGIAIMEALTIYALVIAFMLLFKYAPSFM; translated from the coding sequence GGTACTTTTCGTATTGACGATCGCGTTCCTTCTCTCCGGCGCCACGACTGTGTGGGCCGAAGGGGAAGTTAAGGAAGGGGCAGGCGACAGCGTGGTTCTGGCGGCGATATTCCTCGGCGCCGGCCTGGCCGCGGGGCTCGGGGCCATCGGCCCCGGCGTCGGGCAGGGGCACGCCACAAGGGGAGCGCTCGAAGGCATGGCCAGAAACCCGGGCATGGCCGGTAAGCTCATGACCACCATGCTGCTCGGTATAGCCATCATGGAGGCGCTCACCATCTACGCGCTCGTCATAGCGTTTATGCTGCTCTTCAAGTACGCGCCAAGCTTCATGTAA